The Vicinamibacterales bacterium DNA window TTCGACGGCATCAAGGGCCTGTTCGGCCAGTACCTGTCCGCGCTCGAGAAGACCTACCAGGATCCCAAGGTCGCCGACCCGAAGTAGGCCGGCGCCCCGGGGATCCCGGCCGGGCTCAGAAGCGGTAGCGGGCGCTGATGCGGAACACGCGCGCCGCCGGAATCGGGTTGGCGGACGCGGCGTCGATGCCGCCGGTGGAGAGCGGCTTGTCGTAGTTCGGGCCGTTCACCATGACCCGGCGCAGCACCACGCTCGTGTTGAACAGGTTGAAGCAGTCGACGAAGGCCTCCAGGCTCTGGCTGCCCGGCAGCGACAGGGTCTTCGACACGCGGAGATCCGACAGCTTCACCCAGTCGTAGCGACCGGCCTGGGATTCGACCGTCACCTCCTGCAGCGTGTTCAGGGCGTCTCGAATCTGGACGATCCGCCCGAAGTAGGCGCCCTGCTGCGCCGTGAAGGTGGAGGCCACCAGCAGGCCCCACGGCAGATCGACCGACCCGCTGAGGCGCACGCCCTGGTGCGTCTCGGGAAGTTCCCGGGAGGCGGGCTGCCCGGCGGTCGTGCCCAGCGTGTTGGCGAAGATGCCGTAGAGGGCCTCGTTCGGCGTCCGGGGCGTGATGTTCTTCACGTTGCGCCGGTCCACGACGTACGACGCGAGCAGCGACCAGCCGTTCGTGTGGACCTTGCTGAACGTGGTCTCGAAGGCCCGGTAGGTGTCGTTGCCCTCGTCACCCTCGGTGTTCACGAACAGCGACTGCACCTGGCCGAACCCCGGGTACGAGCGCGGCACGGACCAGATCTCGATGGGGCGGTCGTCGGCGGTGCCGACGACGTTGTCGCGTCCGGGGTCGATGCCCGTCGCGCGGTCGGTGAACGCCTCGAAGGGCTGCGCGACGTTCAGCTCCTTCCAGCCGCGATAGTCCTTCTTCCCGACGAAATTGAACCGCAGCGTGGTGTTCCGGCTGAGGCCGAGATCGAGGCCGGCGGTGACCTCGTCCATGTATTCGCCCTTGAGACCGGGGTCGATGGCGCTGTTGCGGCTCTGCCCCGTGACCGAGGCGAGGTTGGCCGGCACGGGCACGTACGGGATGGTGCCGTCCCAGCGGTTGTAGGTGGAGACGAGCGTCGCGGCGGGGTTGACGTTGGCGGCGACGGGGCCGGTGGCGGCGGTGACGCCCGACCCGCTGGCGGAGTAGCGGCCGTAGCTGGCCTTCAGCGCGATGCGGCCCTCGCCCGTGACGTCGTATACCGCGGAGACGCGCGGCGACCAGCCGGTGTAGGTCGGGAAGTCGTGGCGTTCGGCGTACAGCCGCTCGGTCGCGAAGGGCCCCGTGCCGGGATTGCCCTGTTCGGGCAGCCACGAGGAGTAGCGATCGTAGCGCACGCCGACGTTCACGGTCAGCCGCCGGCTCACGGTGATGCTGTCGTTGGCGTACCACGAGTTGAACAGCACGCCGGCGTTGGTGTTGTTCGGATACTCGAAGACCTGCACCGAGTCCGGCCGCAGGAAGAAGTCGCCGTCGCCCGGGAGGCTCCGGTAGCGGTAGATCTGCTGGTTCGGATAGCCGTAGGTCTCGACGTAGTTGGTGTTGCGGTAGCCGAGCACGCCCGACTTGATCTCGTGGTTGGTGTTGCCGATCGGCCGGTACCACGACCACGTGGCGTTGTACCCGTAGCGCGCGGGCTCGCGCCGCAGCTCCAGGAACGCGCCTCGCGTCTGCGTCGTCGTGAGGTCCACCCGCCGGACGTCGTCGGTCCACGCCTTGTCGGGCCACCAGTAGCCGGAGCGGTTGAGCCCGACGGCCAGCGTCATGTTCTGGTTCATCACGCGCGTGAACTTGAGGGCCGGGCCGATCGCCGTCCACGCGATCTGGTTCTGCGTGGCCTCGCGCGGCAGGAAGGCGCTGGCGTTCCGGTACGGCTGCCACTTGCGGTTCAACTGCTCGGTGAACTCCAGCTTGTTGTTCGCCGAGAGCTGGTAGGTCAGCTTCAGGGTCGGATTGTCGAGCCGCGTGAAGTACTCGACCTGGTCGCCCGTCGCCGTGTCGATGAAGCCCGGGATCCGCAGGCCCGAGTAGTTGTAGCCGTAGGCGGCATAGAACCAGAGCCGGTCGCGGAGGATCGGCCCGCCGAGGTCCAGCGAGACGTCGTTGTAGCGTGTGAACTTGTTGTTGCCGGGATTGAAGCCCTGATCGCGCAGCGACTGCGTGACGTTGTTGCCCTGGAACGCGCCGTCCTGCCACGCGCCGAGATAGGTGCCGTGGTACTGGTTGCTGCCCGACTTCACGATGAAGTTCAGGGT harbors:
- a CDS encoding carboxypeptidase regulatory-like domain-containing protein, producing the protein MAWREWTRVLAVGLAVTAASATPVSAQATTGTITGRAQDGSGAVLPGVTVTLGSPAMIGGARTAVTDALGSYRFVQLPPGVYTVTFELISFKTLTFENVVVNANATATVNGPLQLDTLEESITVTSSTPTIDLQNSEVAVNWSEEQMENLPYGRGIRGLARLVPGLSPTQFDVGGNTVGGSTTTGARSYGRTGGELIQFDGVVWDQFFGDYNTYDQVQISGAAKGAEAQSPGVTLNFIVKSGSNQYHGTYLGAWQDGAFQGNNVTQSLRDQGFNPGNNKFTRYNDVSLDLGGPILRDRLWFYAAYGYNYSGLRIPGFIDTATGDQVEYFTRLDNPTLKLTYQLSANNKLEFTEQLNRKWQPYRNASAFLPREATQNQIAWTAIGPALKFTRVMNQNMTLAVGLNRSGYWWPDKAWTDDVRRVDLTTTQTRGAFLELRREPARYGYNATWSWYRPIGNTNHEIKSGVLGYRNTNYVETYGYPNQQIYRYRSLPGDGDFFLRPDSVQVFEYPNNTNAGVLFNSWYANDSITVSRRLTVNVGVRYDRYSSWLPEQGNPGTGPFATERLYAERHDFPTYTGWSPRVSAVYDVTGEGRIALKASYGRYSASGSGVTAATGPVAANVNPAATLVSTYNRWDGTIPYVPVPANLASVTGQSRNSAIDPGLKGEYMDEVTAGLDLGLSRNTTLRFNFVGKKDYRGWKELNVAQPFEAFTDRATGIDPGRDNVVGTADDRPIEIWSVPRSYPGFGQVQSLFVNTEGDEGNDTYRAFETTFSKVHTNGWSLLASYVVDRRNVKNITPRTPNEALYGIFANTLGTTAGQPASRELPETHQGVRLSGSVDLPWGLLVASTFTAQQGAYFGRIVQIRDALNTLQEVTVESQAGRYDWVKLSDLRVSKTLSLPGSQSLEAFVDCFNLFNTSVVLRRVMVNGPNYDKPLSTGGIDAASANPIPAARVFRISARYRF